One Thermodesulfobacteriota bacterium DNA window includes the following coding sequences:
- a CDS encoding tyrosine-type recombinase/integrase, whose product MIKFSLMDELIKGFTDSLNRRETTKETYRKALREYSKWLGGTSPAVLTPEDIQRYKDYILSKELSSTSMSAYLTAVRRFYDYMVATGRVKENPARKVRGAPRPRRHLTDPISRRDVARLVSAVDTSTPLGLRDEAILSLMVRAGLSEIEIVRLNLGDLKSKAGSKVIYVQGKSKDRKDEYVTLTPALEETLMRYIDERGESAPDEPLFWGVGNRAVRERISTRGLRARIDHYFESAGIKKKGIKPASLRHTAAMLAIEEGATVSEIQRMLRLKTTESALQYFEEAKELMRKL is encoded by the coding sequence ATGATTAAATTCTCCTTGATGGACGAATTAATAAAAGGGTTTACGGATTCGCTCAACAGGAGGGAGACCACGAAGGAGACCTACAGGAAAGCCCTCCGGGAGTATTCGAAATGGCTGGGCGGCACCTCGCCCGCGGTGCTGACCCCTGAGGACATACAGCGCTATAAAGATTACATTCTGTCGAAGGAGCTGTCGTCCACGTCCATGTCGGCGTACCTGACCGCCGTAAGAAGGTTCTACGATTACATGGTCGCGACCGGGAGAGTAAAGGAAAACCCGGCCAGGAAGGTCAGGGGCGCCCCCCGCCCGCGAAGACACCTGACGGACCCGATCTCGCGGCGGGACGTCGCCAGGCTCGTTAGCGCGGTCGATACGTCGACGCCCCTCGGGCTGAGAGACGAGGCGATACTCAGTCTAATGGTAAGAGCCGGGCTGAGCGAGATAGAGATCGTGAGGCTTAACCTCGGGGACTTGAAATCGAAAGCGGGCAGCAAGGTGATTTACGTCCAGGGGAAAAGCAAGGACAGAAAGGACGAGTACGTGACGCTCACGCCCGCACTCGAAGAAACGCTCATGAGGTATATCGACGAACGAGGGGAATCGGCTCCCGACGAGCCGCTGTTCTGGGGTGTGGGCAACAGGGCGGTGAGGGAGAGGATCTCGACGCGCGGTCTCCGGGCTCGGATAGACCACTATTTCGAAAGCGCGGGGATCAAAAAAAAGGGTATAAAGCCCGCTAGCCTGAGACACACGGCCGCAATGCTCGCCATAGAAGAAGGCGCCACGGTCTCCGAGATACAGCGCATGCTGAGGCTCAAGACTACGGAATCGGCGCTTCAATATTTCGAGGAAGCGAAAGAGTTGATGAGGAAGTTATAG
- a CDS encoding Hint domain-containing protein, translating to MSEKNFLDNVNPDRREFLEKVTKGAFIIPTVLSVMMLNQKLNLTTANAQSNLPSNCLTYDTLISAPEGNIPVSELRTGMVVFTLDMAGNKVIEPVELVMKLSGAEGYDLRRLVLSDGRELIVSATHPTAEYGRIADLCPGDMLDGSTIVSIEHVRYRGSFVYDLLPAGETGFYWANGVLLASTLSPDSGYNIGKIFKRIEQPVHVLNRD from the coding sequence ATGAGTGAAAAGAATTTTTTGGACAACGTTAACCCGGATAGACGAGAGTTCCTGGAGAAGGTTACAAAGGGCGCGTTTATCATACCGACTGTTTTATCTGTCATGATGCTTAACCAAAAACTGAACCTTACTACGGCCAATGCCCAGAGTAATCTTCCTTCAAATTGCCTCACATACGATACATTGATCTCCGCCCCCGAAGGCAATATACCCGTGTCCGAATTGAGAACGGGAATGGTCGTATTTACTTTGGATATGGCCGGTAACAAGGTGATAGAGCCCGTCGAGCTTGTAATGAAATTATCGGGAGCGGAAGGTTATGATCTCCGCCGCCTGGTTTTAAGTGACGGCAGGGAGCTTATAGTATCAGCAACTCATCCGACTGCGGAATACGGCAGAATTGCGGATTTATGTCCGGGCGATATGTTGGACGGCTCGACGATCGTATCGATAGAGCATGTCCGGTACCGCGGCAGTTTCGTATATGATCTGCTGCCGGCCGGAGAGACGGGTTTCTACTGGGCGAACGGTGTCTTGCTCGCGAGCACCCTGTCCCCGGATTCCGGTTATAATATCGGCAAGATTTTTAAACGCATAGAGCAGCCTGTTCACGTACTAAACAGGGATTGA
- the rpoD gene encoding RNA polymerase sigma factor RpoD has protein sequence MKIVDDEGVSGPIVESLEDDKLDDEGVFAEEPDDAEFAEEEVQESTVKYGFNLNDARENANEYDLIRFYLHEIADHSLLTREQEIRIAKEIETGKRIVAKAILGSSLMLREIIRLGDEIQKGSLNVRDITNALDDADNSAEEEVQLGIRNSLIALNKLYEDNGQAKKELGSASLRKKKILLEKIKKNNGRMLVYLEDINLNGAQMDRMLSVARDHIERLEKKRRELESLKSRKKSPQPNSRKAQKGSTEELFADPDTDAGLLKKSLSRIEFGEQMTHRARRKLIESNLRLVVSIARRYINRGLPFLDLIQEGNMGLMRAVEKFEYNRGYKFSTYATWWIRQAITRALADQSRIIRIPVHMTETINRIVRTSRLLVQELGREPLPEEIADKVGMQSDKVARVLKISKDPISLETPIGDEEDSKLVDLIEDSNTTSPVKVLEMSELKEIINNALSSVLNTREESIVRLRFGIDDEKEHTLEEVGHEFKVTRERIRQIEVKAIKKLKRAGRVYPIKSYLEKA, from the coding sequence ATGAAAATAGTTGATGACGAAGGGGTCTCCGGTCCAATTGTCGAATCGCTTGAAGACGACAAGCTTGACGATGAAGGCGTTTTCGCCGAAGAGCCGGACGACGCCGAGTTCGCAGAAGAGGAGGTCCAGGAAAGCACGGTAAAATACGGTTTCAATCTGAATGACGCCAGGGAGAACGCCAACGAATACGACCTTATCAGGTTCTATCTCCACGAAATAGCGGACCATTCGCTGCTTACGAGGGAGCAGGAAATAAGAATAGCGAAGGAGATCGAGACAGGAAAGAGGATCGTCGCCAAAGCGATTCTCGGGTCTTCCCTCATGCTGAGGGAGATAATAAGGCTCGGCGACGAGATCCAGAAAGGGAGCCTGAACGTAAGGGACATCACGAACGCGCTCGACGATGCCGACAATTCCGCGGAGGAGGAAGTCCAGCTCGGAATAAGGAATTCATTAATCGCCTTAAATAAATTGTACGAAGACAACGGTCAGGCGAAGAAGGAGCTCGGCTCGGCCTCGCTCAGGAAAAAGAAAATCCTCCTCGAGAAAATAAAAAAGAACAACGGCAGGATGCTCGTCTACCTCGAAGATATCAATCTGAATGGCGCCCAGATGGACAGGATGCTCTCCGTCGCTAGGGACCATATCGAGAGGCTCGAAAAAAAGAGGCGCGAGCTCGAATCCCTCAAGAGCAGGAAAAAATCCCCTCAGCCTAATTCCAGGAAAGCCCAGAAAGGGAGCACGGAAGAGCTTTTCGCCGATCCGGATACCGATGCCGGCCTGCTCAAGAAATCGCTCAGCAGGATAGAATTCGGCGAGCAGATGACTCACAGGGCGAGGAGGAAGCTCATTGAGTCCAATCTCCGCCTCGTGGTCAGCATCGCCAGGCGGTATATAAACCGGGGTCTCCCGTTCCTCGACCTCATTCAGGAAGGCAATATGGGGCTTATGAGGGCGGTCGAGAAATTCGAATACAACAGGGGTTATAAATTTTCAACCTATGCGACCTGGTGGATAAGACAGGCGATAACGAGAGCACTTGCCGACCAGTCGAGGATCATCAGGATACCCGTGCATATGACCGAGACCATTAACAGGATCGTCAGGACCTCGAGGCTTCTCGTCCAGGAGCTCGGGCGCGAGCCGCTGCCCGAAGAGATAGCCGACAAGGTCGGTATGCAGTCGGACAAGGTCGCCCGTGTTCTCAAGATCTCGAAGGACCCGATCTCCCTCGAAACACCGATCGGCGATGAGGAGGACAGCAAGCTCGTCGACCTCATAGAGGACTCGAATACCACCTCGCCCGTCAAGGTGCTCGAGATGAGCGAGCTCAAGGAGATAATAAACAACGCGCTCTCGTCCGTGCTGAATACGAGAGAAGAAAGCATCGTGCGGCTCAGGTTCGGGATAGACGACGAGAAGGAGCATACGCTCGAAGAAGTAGGGCACGAATTCAAGGTAACCCGCGAGAGGATAAGGCAGATCGAGGTAAAGGCGATAAAGAAGCTGAAAAGGGCGGGGCGGGTCTATCCGATAAAGAGCTATCTGGAGAAGGCGTAA
- the purN gene encoding phosphoribosylglycinamide formyltransferase: protein MKKTRLAVFVSGTGTNLQAIIDASIPSLDIALVFSNNPDAYAIERARKHGIPCEVLDNKRYGSREEYDAQVLNVIEPYGADLIALAGFMRILSPLFVKAYKNRIVNIHPALLPSFPGINAARQALEAGVKYTGVTVHFVDEGVDTGPIILQSVVPVLDDDTEESLLERLHGEEHKLYPEAIRLVAEDKIRVEGKRVLIKT, encoded by the coding sequence TTGAAAAAGACAAGACTCGCGGTATTCGTATCGGGAACGGGCACGAACCTCCAGGCGATTATCGACGCCAGTATCCCGTCACTGGATATCGCCCTCGTTTTCAGCAACAATCCCGATGCATATGCCATCGAGCGTGCGCGAAAACACGGGATACCATGCGAGGTGCTCGATAATAAGAGATACGGCAGCCGGGAAGAATACGACGCTCAAGTTCTGAATGTCATCGAGCCCTACGGGGCTGACCTGATAGCCCTCGCCGGGTTCATGAGGATACTCTCACCTCTGTTCGTGAAGGCGTATAAGAACCGGATCGTCAACATACATCCTGCACTTCTCCCCTCCTTTCCGGGTATCAACGCCGCGAGGCAGGCGCTCGAGGCGGGCGTGAAATACACTGGGGTCACGGTTCATTTCGTTGACGAGGGCGTGGATACGGGCCCCATAATACTGCAATCGGTCGTGCCTGTGCTCGATGACGATACGGAGGAGAGCCTTCTCGAACGATTGCACGGGGAAGAGCACAAGCTCTATCCCGAAGCGATAAGACTCGTAGCCGAAGATAAAATAAGGGTGGAAGGCAAGAGGGTTCTTATAAAAACCTAA
- the aroF gene encoding 3-deoxy-7-phosphoheptulonate synthase translates to MIVVMKSGASKEQIQKAISTLDELGYKAHLIEGVLRTVIGAVGDERGKPQDVEALSVLEGVEKVVPILQPYKLASRDFKPEDTHFKIGNVLVGSNNIPVIAGPCSVESEEQIMEIAKAVKASGASMLRGGAYKPRTSPYTFQGMGVEGLKLLAKARKLTGLPIVTEILDPHDLDAVVEYADVLQIGARNSQNYALLKQVGKSKKPVLLKRGMATTIMEFLMCAEYILSEGNENVILCERGIRTFETATRNTFDLNAIPVLKEKTHLPIFADPSHGTGYWQYVTPMALAAIAAGADGLIIEVHNNPEVAISDGGQSLKPAKFAALMEKAAPVARAVGREI, encoded by the coding sequence ATGATAGTAGTAATGAAAAGCGGCGCTTCAAAGGAGCAGATTCAGAAAGCGATATCCACGCTCGACGAGCTCGGATATAAAGCGCACCTGATCGAAGGGGTTTTAAGGACCGTCATAGGAGCGGTCGGGGACGAGAGAGGCAAGCCGCAGGACGTAGAAGCACTGAGCGTTCTCGAAGGGGTCGAGAAAGTCGTCCCGATACTCCAGCCCTACAAGCTCGCGAGCCGCGATTTCAAGCCGGAAGATACGCATTTCAAAATAGGGAACGTGCTGGTCGGGAGCAACAACATTCCCGTGATCGCCGGACCGTGCTCCGTTGAGAGCGAAGAGCAGATAATGGAAATAGCGAAGGCGGTAAAAGCGTCGGGCGCGAGCATGCTGAGGGGAGGCGCGTACAAGCCGAGGACCTCGCCTTATACCTTTCAGGGGATGGGCGTAGAGGGACTGAAGCTCCTGGCGAAAGCGAGGAAGCTCACAGGACTCCCTATCGTAACCGAGATCCTCGACCCGCACGACCTGGACGCTGTCGTCGAATACGCGGACGTCCTGCAGATAGGCGCGAGAAACTCCCAGAACTACGCGCTCCTGAAACAGGTGGGGAAATCGAAAAAGCCTGTGCTCCTGAAGAGGGGCATGGCGACTACTATCATGGAATTCCTGATGTGCGCTGAATATATCCTCTCGGAAGGCAACGAAAACGTCATCCTGTGCGAGAGGGGTATCAGGACGTTCGAGACGGCGACCAGAAACACCTTCGACCTCAACGCGATACCTGTGCTCAAGGAAAAGACTCACCTCCCGATATTCGCTGACCCCAGCCACGGCACGGGTTACTGGCAGTACGTCACGCCGATGGCGCTCGCGGCCATCGCTGCCGGGGCGGACGGGCTGATCATAGAGGTCCATAACAATCCTGAGGTCGCTATCAGTGACGGGGGCCAGTCGCTCAAGCCCGCGAAGTTCGCTGCATTAATGGAAAAGGCGGCGCCCGTCGCCCGCGCTGTGGGAAGGGAGATATAG
- a CDS encoding GNAT family N-acetyltransferase, translating to MNYEIVKYNPIYTDQVCELEKEIWTPDPAVNKSYLQWKYFDNPYAASPKIYLALREGKVVAVRCMYEMKWQLGNNGDGFTALCAGDAVIHPDHRNKAVYPALTKFLMNDLHELGYRYLFSFSAGPATLLYSLAIGWKSIGRIRTMSKESDPRTAVRKLMSDHKMSRLIKNTKAADFLRRAVNKFGRRKALDYRKKLPAHIRVEENPMPREMAALAGKLVKDNKLVLTRDEKFYKWRYGNPLSKYVFLYWYDKEMKGFLVAQTSKYKNDYMENFNIIELEGVSSAIRMNLLKSAVSLLDSRSITIWSNMLDVNCRKFLSLNGFIESKSTSSAAEYTPTVLVTVTKGPAKVIEYRGTNLLDMNNWDLKMMYSDAL from the coding sequence ATGAACTACGAGATTGTGAAATACAATCCAATTTACACTGACCAAGTCTGCGAGCTCGAAAAAGAGATCTGGACTCCCGACCCGGCTGTAAATAAATCTTACCTTCAATGGAAATACTTCGATAATCCGTACGCCGCTTCGCCGAAAATATATCTAGCCCTCCGAGAAGGAAAAGTAGTCGCCGTAAGGTGCATGTATGAAATGAAATGGCAATTAGGCAATAACGGAGACGGCTTTACGGCCCTTTGCGCGGGAGACGCGGTTATCCATCCCGATCACAGAAACAAAGCCGTTTACCCCGCGCTCACGAAGTTTCTCATGAACGATTTGCACGAGCTCGGCTATCGATATCTCTTCAGCTTCAGCGCGGGCCCCGCGACCCTGCTGTATTCCCTGGCTATCGGATGGAAAAGCATCGGCAGGATCAGGACAATGAGTAAAGAATCCGATCCGAGAACCGCGGTCAGAAAATTAATGAGCGATCACAAGATGAGCAGACTCATAAAAAACACTAAGGCCGCGGACTTTCTGAGAAGAGCGGTAAACAAATTCGGCCGCAGGAAAGCGCTCGATTATCGGAAGAAATTACCCGCGCATATAAGGGTGGAAGAGAATCCCATGCCCCGCGAAATGGCGGCCCTGGCGGGGAAGCTGGTTAAAGACAACAAATTAGTTCTGACAAGAGACGAAAAGTTCTACAAATGGAGATACGGCAACCCGCTTTCAAAATACGTTTTCCTTTATTGGTACGATAAGGAGATGAAAGGCTTTCTCGTAGCGCAGACCTCCAAATATAAAAACGATTATATGGAAAATTTCAATATCATTGAACTGGAAGGGGTAAGTTCCGCAATAAGGATGAACCTGCTGAAATCCGCGGTCTCGCTGCTGGATTCAAGGTCGATAACCATATGGTCAAATATGCTTGATGTGAATTGCCGAAAGTTTCTCTCGCTAAACGGGTTCATTGAATCCAAATCGACAAGCAGCGCCGCGGAGTATACGCCTACCGTTCTGGTAACGGTGACGAAGGGCCCCGCCAAGGTAATAGAATACCGGGGCACGAACCTGCTCGATATGAACAACTGGGATCTCAAAATGATGTACTCAGATGCCCTGTGA
- a CDS encoding vanadium-dependent haloperoxidase → MEYPGGSKKVSTRATESKKDGMDAAREKPVTYETDTSAGGCDRREFLKNVGRITAAGVAVGGIGLTPLLQGCNDSAGGQDFDCEIGPQTGHARADTAFKVRIDAAEAERKTRIPDHPCNGDESIYPNKIGNFTKGLPHNEIGEVDIDSYDALIGAIATGKFEDFELLSANGHLGCPDPSRRRRLVNPQAGYAFDLEGTDSHQLSMRAAPAFDSAEEAGEMAELYWMALLRDVNFLDYGSNPIAQAAADDLSGFSDFRGPKESGIVTTGTLFRDKFPGCTVGPYISQLLLKDCPFGAQFVDQRIQTTTAVDFLTDFESWLDVQNGCQPLLSQEPGGLVFCRNGRDLSQYVHIDALYQAYFVACLILLSNGVPLNIGNPYGQTPEPGYGTPLPPGVNGALAQVGFGTFGGPHILALLTEVSTRALKAVWYQKWLVHRRLRPEEFGGRVEVVRLGQADYPINGELFDSSVLGAVFDRTGNYLLPVAFPEGSPMHTSYGSGHSTVAGACVTILKAWFDESAVVENPVVPSADGLSLVPYEGPPLTVGGELNKLASNVSQGRNIAGVHWRTDATEANLLGEAVAISILRDQRATYSEPFGGFTFTKFDGTTITV, encoded by the coding sequence ATGGAGTATCCAGGAGGTTCCAAGAAGGTCTCGACGAGGGCTACCGAATCGAAAAAAGACGGTATGGACGCCGCCCGGGAAAAACCCGTCACGTATGAAACAGATACTTCCGCCGGAGGGTGCGACAGGCGGGAATTCCTTAAGAATGTCGGCAGGATAACAGCCGCAGGAGTTGCAGTAGGCGGCATCGGATTAACGCCGCTCCTTCAGGGATGCAACGATTCAGCGGGGGGTCAGGATTTCGACTGTGAAATCGGCCCTCAAACGGGTCACGCGCGGGCCGATACCGCTTTTAAGGTCAGGATCGATGCTGCCGAGGCCGAGAGGAAAACACGCATTCCCGACCACCCCTGCAACGGGGATGAATCCATCTACCCGAACAAGATCGGAAATTTCACTAAGGGACTCCCGCACAACGAAATAGGCGAGGTGGATATCGATTCGTACGATGCCCTCATCGGCGCGATCGCAACGGGAAAATTCGAGGATTTCGAGCTGCTCTCGGCAAACGGACACCTCGGATGCCCTGACCCGTCACGCAGGCGCAGATTGGTTAACCCGCAGGCGGGATACGCGTTCGATCTCGAGGGAACGGATTCGCACCAACTCTCCATGCGCGCAGCACCGGCGTTCGACAGCGCCGAGGAGGCGGGAGAGATGGCCGAGCTCTACTGGATGGCGTTGCTGCGCGACGTAAATTTCCTCGATTACGGCAGCAATCCCATAGCCCAGGCTGCCGCCGACGACCTGTCGGGATTCTCCGACTTCCGCGGACCGAAGGAGAGCGGCATAGTCACGACAGGGACCCTCTTCCGGGATAAATTCCCGGGCTGCACCGTAGGCCCTTACATATCACAGCTCCTCCTCAAGGATTGCCCCTTCGGCGCCCAGTTCGTCGACCAGCGCATACAGACGACGACCGCGGTTGACTTCCTCACCGACTTCGAATCATGGCTCGACGTGCAGAACGGCTGCCAGCCGCTGTTGTCACAGGAACCGGGCGGCCTCGTATTCTGCAGGAACGGGCGCGACCTCTCGCAATACGTCCACATCGACGCGCTTTATCAAGCTTATTTCGTCGCGTGCCTGATCCTTCTCTCAAACGGAGTGCCGCTCAACATAGGCAACCCATACGGCCAAACACCTGAGCCGGGCTACGGGACGCCGTTGCCACCCGGCGTGAACGGAGCGCTCGCACAGGTCGGGTTCGGCACTTTCGGCGGCCCGCACATTCTCGCTTTATTGACGGAGGTGTCGACGCGCGCGCTTAAGGCCGTCTGGTACCAGAAGTGGCTCGTGCACAGGAGACTCAGGCCCGAGGAGTTCGGCGGGCGGGTAGAAGTAGTGCGTCTGGGGCAGGCCGACTATCCGATAAACGGGGAGCTTTTCGACTCATCGGTGCTAGGCGCAGTGTTTGACAGAACCGGCAATTACTTGCTGCCGGTCGCTTTCCCCGAAGGCTCCCCCATGCACACTTCTTACGGCTCGGGACATTCCACCGTGGCCGGCGCGTGCGTTACGATCCTTAAAGCGTGGTTCGACGAATCCGCCGTCGTTGAGAACCCTGTCGTCCCGAGCGCGGACGGGTTATCTCTCGTCCCGTACGAAGGGCCGCCGCTCACTGTCGGAGGAGAGCTCAACAAGCTCGCATCCAACGTCTCTCAGGGGCGGAACATCGCGGGGGTCCACTGGCGCACCGACGCAACGGAAGCGAATCTGTTGGGGGAAGCCGTCGCCATAAGCATACTGAGAGACCAGAGGGCGACATACAGCGAGCCCTTCGGCGGATTTACGTTTACGAAATTCGACGGGACTACGATTACGGTGTGA
- a CDS encoding IPTL-CTERM sorting domain-containing protein, whose product MKRLNPAVYLFFLLLSISSSSYALDFIKFGTSHDVDFWGTPNFEFGTFPSTLQYLAARGKNEITSLTLTDGNVENVFNGDFGSFDAIVVSESIQSLSPESYALFNQYVSGGGCVIVTGSHAQGEDEFLNNSFGYGVSVTDVQDVVDTFAIQSGAVGTLFEGGPSNLVAADLTSAYSNTPGTVIYSGPTGVALFTAGFGEGIVNAIGWDYCCLEGAPNTPDQILAWYEVVNRAFNQCTGGSDSISRPIPTLSEWGLIAMAGILGIFGLFAALRRRKVTA is encoded by the coding sequence ATGAAAAGATTAAATCCGGCTGTCTATCTGTTTTTTCTTTTATTGAGCATATCAAGCTCGTCCTATGCCCTTGATTTCATAAAATTCGGGACGAGCCATGATGTCGATTTCTGGGGTACTCCGAATTTTGAATTCGGCACGTTTCCCAGCACACTCCAGTACCTTGCAGCGAGGGGTAAGAATGAAATAACCTCCCTTACCCTTACGGATGGCAACGTCGAAAATGTATTCAATGGGGATTTCGGCTCATTCGATGCGATTGTGGTATCGGAGAGTATTCAATCCTTGTCACCTGAGTCTTACGCATTATTCAATCAGTACGTCAGCGGCGGAGGATGCGTTATAGTCACAGGCAGTCACGCCCAGGGCGAGGATGAATTTCTCAATAATTCATTCGGCTATGGTGTGAGTGTTACGGACGTTCAAGATGTGGTAGATACGTTCGCTATTCAGTCGGGTGCAGTGGGCACTCTTTTCGAAGGCGGTCCGTCAAACCTGGTTGCGGCTGACTTGACATCCGCCTACAGCAACACTCCTGGTACTGTGATTTATAGCGGACCTACGGGCGTGGCTTTGTTTACTGCCGGATTCGGCGAAGGTATTGTAAACGCTATAGGCTGGGACTATTGCTGCCTGGAAGGCGCACCGAACACGCCGGATCAAATACTGGCATGGTACGAAGTGGTTAACAGAGCATTCAATCAGTGCACCGGCGGTTCTGATTCCATTTCACGTCCTATACCTACACTATCTGAGTGGGGGCTCATAGCCATGGCCGGGATACTCGGTATCTTCGGATTGTTCGCCGCTCTCAGAAGAAGAAAAGTAACGGCGTAA
- a CDS encoding GNAT family N-acetyltransferase — MKYTISKHSEDFEEQIDQIARLKTLNWGLDFEVFKSYVKWNYIERPHTKPPLIYFARAGDETVAMAGLYETTWQLKSAAASFNALCIADLLIRQEYRGKGIYKQLTNYYKNDLDKMGVEYIFSFNPTPLTTAISLSTGWKSIAENNIMKKQFLKRGFDAIAFARKLAGPYAGKLLRRTGIGTILRRGQKDNSQRMDTIYHSGSTQLPDRISLDDKPRPAEMALLVDSILPDNKITLVRDESYFHWRYNNPLSKYLFLYCYDESMKGYLVLQSFIYSPESIGSHNIFELQATDPSIKIELLNALISIVNSGSISIWASMLDKDIYDYLASQGFKESDYTQTVMIWAINKHIHNMEFQGLNLADEKNWDLQMIYMHDH, encoded by the coding sequence ATGAAATACACAATATCAAAACACTCCGAAGACTTTGAAGAACAAATTGACCAAATCGCCAGACTTAAAACATTAAACTGGGGTCTTGATTTTGAGGTATTTAAATCCTATGTAAAATGGAATTACATTGAGAGACCTCATACTAAACCGCCATTAATATATTTCGCCCGTGCCGGAGATGAAACCGTGGCCATGGCAGGCTTATATGAAACCACATGGCAGCTAAAAAGCGCGGCGGCGAGCTTCAATGCGTTGTGTATTGCGGATCTGTTGATACGGCAGGAATACAGAGGTAAAGGAATATACAAACAGCTGACGAACTATTACAAGAACGATTTAGACAAAATGGGTGTTGAATATATATTCAGCTTCAATCCAACGCCGTTAACTACTGCGATTTCTTTATCTACGGGCTGGAAGAGCATCGCAGAAAACAACATTATGAAAAAGCAGTTCTTGAAACGAGGGTTCGATGCGATTGCATTCGCTAGAAAATTGGCGGGGCCTTACGCTGGAAAATTATTGAGAAGGACCGGAATCGGCACAATCTTAAGGAGGGGACAAAAAGACAATTCACAAAGGATGGATACGATTTATCACAGCGGAAGCACTCAACTGCCCGACCGTATATCATTGGACGACAAACCCAGGCCGGCCGAAATGGCCCTTCTCGTCGACAGCATTCTCCCGGATAATAAAATTACCCTCGTAAGAGATGAATCATACTTTCACTGGAGATACAATAATCCGCTTTCAAAATATCTATTTCTCTACTGTTACGATGAGAGCATGAAAGGCTATCTGGTATTGCAAAGTTTCATATACAGCCCTGAATCCATAGGGTCGCATAACATATTCGAACTGCAAGCAACCGATCCGTCGATAAAAATCGAGCTGCTAAATGCTCTGATATCGATCGTGAATTCAGGATCGATTTCGATTTGGGCTAGCATGCTGGATAAAGACATTTATGATTATCTTGCGTCGCAAGGGTTTAAAGAAAGCGACTATACTCAAACCGTTATGATCTGGGCGATCAACAAGCATATTCACAATATGGAGTTTCAGGGTTTAAATCTGGCGGACGAAAAAAACTGGGACCTTCAAATGATATATATGCATGACCACTAA
- a CDS encoding carboxylate--amine ligase gives MAKYGITVIGVADDSRNYCCSTNSCKEVLTTNTSNEELIDTLINLGKRLGDKSVIFPCSDDSVLAISTHRDELTDWYEFVIPEHETIDLLIDKVKFYKYLERNGFSIPPTFYVTDKSELKEIANHVKYPCVVKPPRPAQSWFKYFKEKALKIRSHQELLAVSDNCLRATDTFIIQEWIDGRDSNIYQYYYYFDKNYEPIINYTSRKLRQWHIETGEACLAEECLIDPVPRKSIDIYSRIHYKGITSLEIKIDENNGGYFIIEPDVGRPNTSIGLVEASGVPILYAMYCDALGLPMPTYSTNKSGSIKWISLQRDIMAAIKYYARGELTFRDWLMSIKGVKTFAVFSIHDPLPFIVDFCELLRKIIESAGRGITDFFKRL, from the coding sequence TTGGCCAAGTACGGAATAACCGTAATAGGCGTAGCGGACGATTCCAGGAATTATTGCTGCAGCACTAACTCATGCAAAGAAGTCCTGACTACCAATACGTCAAATGAAGAACTCATAGATACATTGATAAATTTAGGTAAAAGATTGGGCGACAAGTCCGTAATCTTTCCATGCAGTGACGATAGCGTTCTTGCCATATCCACTCATAGAGATGAACTTACGGATTGGTACGAATTCGTGATTCCGGAGCATGAGACCATCGATCTGCTCATAGACAAGGTCAAATTCTACAAATACCTGGAGCGCAACGGTTTTTCGATCCCTCCGACTTTTTACGTCACTGACAAATCAGAGCTCAAGGAAATTGCAAATCATGTAAAGTACCCATGTGTAGTAAAACCACCACGACCGGCGCAATCCTGGTTCAAATACTTTAAAGAGAAAGCATTAAAAATAAGGAGTCATCAAGAGCTTCTTGCCGTATCCGACAATTGCCTAAGGGCAACCGACACTTTCATTATCCAGGAATGGATCGACGGCAGAGATTCCAATATATACCAGTACTACTACTATTTTGATAAAAACTACGAGCCGATAATCAATTATACGTCACGCAAGCTGAGGCAATGGCACATCGAAACAGGCGAGGCATGCCTTGCGGAGGAATGTCTTATTGATCCGGTCCCGAGAAAATCAATAGATATATACAGCAGAATTCATTATAAAGGTATCACTTCGCTCGAAATCAAGATCGATGAAAATAACGGCGGGTATTTTATAATTGAGCCGGATGTCGGACGGCCCAACACGAGCATCGGCTTGGTAGAGGCCAGCGGGGTGCCGATCCTGTACGCGATGTACTGCGACGCTTTGGGCCTCCCTATGCCGACTTATTCGACAAACAAATCCGGCAGCATCAAATGGATTTCCCTGCAGAGGGATATTATGGCGGCAATTAAATATTACGCCAGGGGCGAGCTCACATTCAGGGATTGGCTGATGTCAATAAAAGGGGTGAAAACTTTTGCAGTCTTCTCAATACACGACCCATTGCCCTTTATAGTCGATTTCTGTGAGTTATTAAGAAAAATAATCGAATCTGCGGGACGCGGAATAACAGATTTTTTTAAAAGGTTGTAA